The nucleotide sequence TGGGCCAGTACTCGACATCCAGATGGTAAAACTGCGTCAGGTCCAGCGCGCGCCGCTGACTGGTAGGCGACAGCGCCAGCACCAGATCAAAGGATGACAGGTCATCGCCCCAATCCTCCATCTCATCGAAGGAACGTGATCGGTGGCGCGACAGTTCCACGCCAATCTCGGCGCAGACGGCGATGGAGAAGCCATCAATCTCAAGGTCGTTTTTCACGCCGACCGACTGAATATAGCACTCGGTCCCATAGAGCTTTTTCATGATCCCTTCGGCCATCGGCGAACGGACTGAGTTGTGGTCACAGCAAAACAGCACCGACTGCGGAAGGTCTTCGTATTTGCCCCCTCCGCCATCTTCAGCCCCCGAAGTGCAGAACGCAGATAAGGGTGAACAGGCGGCGTGCCGTATCGACGTCGACGTCTGCTTTGCCCTCAAGCCGTTCCTGCAACACCCGCGCGCCTTCGTTGTGGATGCCACGACGCGCCATGTCGATCGTCTCGATCTGGCTGGGGGCAGGGTTTTGACGGCATCAAAATAGCTTTCGCAGATCTGGAAGTAGTCCTTCACGACCTGCCGAAACGGGCCAAGCGACAGATGAAACTCACCCGCCGGATTGTCATCTTCCTGCTTGAGGTCAAACACCAATCGGCGTTCCTTGATCGACAGGTTCAGTTTGTAGGGACCGGCTGGCACATCACGTCCATCGCGGGCGGGCATGGTAAAGCTGTTGTCTTCCAACAGATCAAACATCGCCACTTTACGCTCCTGATCAATCTCAGGGGTGGGGGTGGCAGATTGCGATCATCAATCGCGATGTGGGTGATTTTGCTCATGGCTCACCTCGGTTCAAACGGTCCAGACGGGCGCGCACGGACAGACCGTGTGCCTCAAGGCTTTCGGAAATGGCAAGGCGTTCCGCCGATGGGCCGATCGCGGCCAAAGCGTTGGGTGTCATGCGTGACAGGGTCGTGCGTTTGATAAAGTCCATCACTGACAATCCACTCGAAAACCGTGCCGACCGGGCGGTGGGCAGAACATGGTTTGGACCGCCAATGTAGTCACCAATCGCCTCGGGTGTCCAACCCCCAATAAAGACCGCACCGGCATGGGTGATCTTGTCGGAAAGGGCGTTGGCATCAGCGGTACAAATCTCCAAGTGTTCCGGCGCGATACGATCTGAAAGAGTTGCAGCTTCGTCAAAGTCGCTCACAGTGATGACGGCCCCAAAATCACGCCAGCTCGGACCTGCAATGGCGCGGCGTTCCAGCGTCTCAAGCCGTTTCTCGACCGCCTGCGCGACGGCCTGACCAAAGCCCGGATCATCGGTCATCAGGATCGATTGCGCACTCTCGTCATGCTCGGCCTGACTCAGCAGATCGAGCGCGATCCAATCCGGATCATTGTCCTTATCCGCAATCACCAAAATCTCGGACGGCCCAGCGATCATATCAATGCCAACTTTGCCAAAAACCCGGCGCTTGGCCGCGGCGACAAAGGCATTGCCGGGGCCGGTGATTTTATCCACCGGCGCAATCGTTTCGGTGCCATAGGCGAGGGCCGCAATAGCCTGCGCACCACCAATCCGGTAAATCTCATCCACGCCTGCAATCTGTGCTGCCATCAAAACCAGCGGATTGGTCACACCATCCGGCGTCGGCACGACAATCGCCAGACGCTCCACGCCCGCCACCTTCGCCGGGATCGCGTTCATCAAAAGGGACGACGGATATGATGCCAACCCGCCCGGCACATAGAGCCCAGCCGCAGATACAGCCGTCCAACGCCAGCCGAGCGTTGCCCCAACCTCATCCGTCCACATCGCATCATCAGGCATCTGGCGCGCGTGATAGGCGCGAATACGCTCCGCCGCCATCTCTAACGCCGCTCGATCCGCGTCCGAAACTTTGGCGCATTCTGCCGCGATCTCGGCCTCGCTAAAGCGCATGGTCTCGGGTGTCAGCTCCAGCCGATCAAATTTGGCCGTCAGCTCCAGCACTGCGGCATCACCGCGTGCGCGGACATCTGCGATAATCTCGGCCACCACATGATCCACATCCGGGCTATCCTCGCGTTTTGCGCCCAGAAGGGCGGTAAAGCGGGCCTCGAAGTCGGCGTCAACGGTGGATAGAAACTGTGGCATCACATCACTCCTTGCGAGGCCACGACATAGCGGGGCAGGCAGAGGGCTTCAATGGTGAGTTGGGGGTGACTGGATAACCCGGCTTATCCGTCCCGCCCGGGTTCGTCCGGATTGCTGGAGAAGAGCGCGATCTTGTTGCCTTGCGGGTCGCGCAGGTAGCCCACATAGAATTTTGGGCCGTATGACGCCCGAAAGCCCGGCGCGCCCTCGTCAGACCCGCCAGCAGCAAGCGCTGCGGCGTGAAGGTCACGCACTTGGCGTTGATTGCGCGCCTCAAATGCAACCATCGCACCGTTCCCGGCCGAGGCCGGCTTTCCATCAAAGGTCGGTTTGACGTAGAACTCAGGCATGACGAGTACCTGTCCCCGTTCTACGGGCAGCGCGAAACTCAGGCCTTCGGGGCCTTCTTCCAATCCATATCCCAGCGCGGGTAGAAATGCCGTATAAAACCGCTTCGCAAGTGCAATGTCATCAGCGCCGACAGTGACATAGGCGATCATTCCGTGCGTTCCTTTCTGGAGGCGTGGCGAACAATGGGTGCCCTTTGGAGATGGCTCCTGGCACCTCACGGACGCGGCTGCCCGGTTAGTCGGGGTGCGATGGCGCCCGCCCTGATGGGGCGACATAGGGGCGTGTCACATCCTGCAAAATGACCTCCAGGGCTTCGACGTCTATCGCGATCAAACCGTCCCCTGCGAGGGTCAGTTCCAACCGGCCCGCCCCATCCTGACCAGGGATGAACGTCACGGCAAGTAGTGAAAACACCATGTCCAGGTCGGATTTATCAATCCCCTGGCTTTGCACATTCATCACGTCTTCAACGACCAAAACCGATTGTACACGCTCGTAGCTGCGCTTGCGGGCTGCGGCGTTCGGTGCATCTTCCCACCGAAAACGATTGAGTAAGATGGCGAAGCGGCGTGCTTTGCGGTCCCACTGCATCTCAACTGCCGGAAACACAGCATCCTGTACAAGGGCGGCCATCACGGCCAAATCTTCGGCATCCAACGCTTTCAGGCGCAAGGGTGCTTCGCGGCCATCCTCAAATGTGGCGTCTTGGCTCATGCTGACACCCGCTCAATCTTTGCACCTACACCGCTGAGTTTTTCCTCAATGTGCTCATATCCGCGATCTAGGTGATAAATGCGGCTGACGGTCGTTTCACCCTCTGCGGCAAGGCCCGCAAGGATCAGCGACACAGAAGCGCGTAAATCAGTCGCCATGACGGGCGCGCCCTTCAAACGCTCAACACCGCGCACAGTTGCCACACCCCCTTGCACCTCGATGTCAGCACCCATACGGATGAGTTCCGGGGCATGCATAAAGCGGTTCTCGAAAATCTTCTCTTCCAGCACCGATGTTCCCTCAGCCGTGCAAAGCATTGCCATCATTTGCGCCTGCAAGTCGGTGGGGAAGCCGGGGAATACCTCAGTCGTGACATCAACCGCCTTCGCTCGGTCAGTGCGGCGTTTCACCTTCAGGCCATCCGGTGTTTCGGTCACATCGACACCCGCGGCGTCCAGTTTCTCAACAAAGGAGCCTACGAGATCAAGACGACCACCCAAGCACTCTACTTCACCACCGGCAAAGACAGGCGCCAACATGTAGGTGCCGAGTTCAATCCGATCTGTCACAACGGGATGGGTCGCCGCACCCAATCGATCGACGCCCTGAATAGTAATCTGGCGGGTCCCTTCGCCTTCAATCTGCGCGCCCATGCTGCGCAAACACTTCGCCAGATCAACAATCTCCGGTTCGCGCGCTGCATTCTCGATCACGGTCGTGCCCTTGGCCAACGTCGCAGCCATCAACACATTCTCGGTGGCGCCCACAGACGCAAAGCGCAGCGGCACTTTCGCACCCTTCAACCCACCGGGGGCCTTGGCGTGCAGATAACCATCCTTGAGTTCGATCTCGGCACTCATCGCCTCGAGTGCGGTCACATGAATATCCATCGGACGCGCACCAATCGCACAGCCACCGGGAAGCGAGACAACGGCTTCATGATGGCGGGCAAGCAGGGGGCCAAGCACAAGATTGGAGGCGCGCATCTTGCGGACGATATCATAGTCAGCGGTTGTCGAAGTCATCGCGTGGGATGACAGGACCTGCACCTTGCCGTCCTGCATCGAGGTCACCTCAACGCCCAAAGATTGCAACAGCGCCGTCATCGTCTTGATATCCGACAGGCGGGGCGCATTTGTTAGTGTCAGCGGCTCCTCGGACAACAGCGTTGCGGGCATCAGGGTGAGCGCCGCGTTCTTCGCCCCCGCAATCGCAATTTGCCCGTTCAGGGGCGTCCCGCCCGTGACCACAATGGAATCCATACCTGCCTACTCTTTCTGTTCTTTTTCTGGGGCGGCGGCACGCGCGCGCGCTTGTGCCTTGCGTTTGGCCATATTGGCCTTGAGGGCTGCCTTCAAGCGATCCTCGCGGGTCACTGCAGTCTTGCCTGTTTTGTTTTGTTGGTCTTTGCCGTTCATGGCAGCGGTCTTACCAATCAAAGGAAAAACCGTCCAGAGAGGGCTTGCACCAAAGGGCGATTGGGTCTAATCCCCGCATCACCGGATGCTGTGGTAACTCAGTGGTAGAGCAAACTCTTGGTAAGGGTTTCCAGGGCCGTTTTACGCCGAGTTTTCAGCGGCTTAGGTCTTCAGGGGTGCGTCTGGGGGTCAAAAATTGGTGTGTTGTTTGCGGCACGCTGTTATGGTTCGGAAGGTAACGGGTTGACACTGCCCGTGGGTGAAAGCCTGAAAAGTGCAGATTGCTGCAGTAGCTCAGTGGTAGAGCGCATCCTTGGTAAGGATGAGGTCGGGAGTTCAATCCTCCCCTGCAGCACCATCCCTTCCTAGCAATAACGATTGTCGGTAGGATCGCCCCACAGAATGTATGGTGCAACGATCGTCGGAGAGCTTGCTGTTTGGCTGCCGTTCTTGGAAGATCCTAACCAAACCAATGCTCAGCGTCGTCCAAAGACTAAATTGACCAACATAAGCTTGTGTTGGCTGCTGTTGGCGCAGACAATGATGGTGAGGCGTGGCAGTATTCGCTAGGTTCGCGTATCCGAAGGTTGAGCGGTTGCCCTAAAAGCAAATATATCAGTTTGTTAATTGGTGCTGGGGGCGGAATCGAACCACCGATACGAGGATTTTCAATGCGCGTCATGGTAGGCTAAGTCATTGATATAGTTGGTACGAAATCACGCTGTGCTAGCGGTGTGCTAATGGGGTCATGAACACGCGGACCACGTTGAAATCCACGGCGGCCTGTGTTACTTAGTGTTACCAGGCGCCAGGAGCTTCGTATCATGACCATCAAAACCGCCGTTAGCTTTACAGAACGTCACCACCAATTCGCAAAGCAAAAAGTGCAAGAAGGTTCTTGTGCATCAGTAAGCAGCTTGGTCGCACAAGGCATCGAACGTTTGATGCAGGAAGAACAAGAGCGGGAGGCGGTACTCGCCGGGATGACTGAGGCAGTTAGGGCTCGATTGCAAACGCCACGATCTGAGTTCATCGAAATGGACGAAAACGACACAATGTTCGATGACATTCGGCAACGACTGTCCAAAACGGAATGAGTCCCTATCGAATTGTGCGCCATCCTCTACTGGCTGAAGATCTGATCTCCATCGCTTTGCTGATTGCCGAATATGCGGGTGCCGCTATTGCATTGCGGAAGGTCGGCGAAATTGAAGAAACGATAGGAAAACTGCGGCGGGTCCCACATGTGGGTTCAATCAGAGACCACATCGCACCCGGCCTCCGGGCAATCCCTACCGCTGGAAAAGGCGTTGTTTGCTTCGTTGTCGACGATGAACTTAAAGAGGTATTGGTGTTCACACAGTGGGCGGCGCTGGTTCATTACGCGCATGGCACATGCTGGCATTTCGCCAAAGGTGATCATGGAGCTGGCTGGGCACAAACAGCTTACAACGACGCAACGCTACATTGATGTGTCAGATGAGCAAAAGCGCAGCGCGGTGGAGGCTCTGTAGGTCTACTTGGGAAAATTCTGTTGAGAACTTTTCTGCGGAAAGTCTCCACCAATTATTTCCGGGGAAATTCGTTGCTTACTGGCCGCCAATATGAGCGTCTATGTCCATCCGTTCATGCAGCACACGGATAACCAAGATTTGATCGTCACCAATTTCCCGCAGCACAATCAGATGCCGCCCCTGTTTCAGTTTCAGCATGTTTGGATGCTTGGATTGCAAAGGACGGATCGTAGCCAAACCTTTGGCCACACGATCCATTGCCTGCTCCAAACCATCCAAGTAGCTGTCAGCTTGTTGCTCACCCCACTCCACATATGTGTAAGCGTAGATTTCGCGCAGATCAGCACGTGCAGCGCGCGTAAGTCTAAGATGTAGCAACGGTCAGGTTTCTTTGATCTGTTTTGCCAGTGCCTTGCCTTCGGCCCTAACTGCATCCCATGAGAAGTCCTCGTCCACCCCGCTATCCAAACCAACTTGGATCGCAGCATCTAAAGCGTCCATTTGCCTGTCGCGATCTTCAACGAGCCGCAGGCCCTCGCGGATCACTTCGCTTGCCGATGCATAGCGACCCGCCTCCACCTGTGTGGCGACAAAGCTGTCAAAATGCTCACCGAGGATGAACGATGTTGTCTTGGGCATGATGGCCTCCGGTAACTTATAGCAGATACTAGTATTGAGGCTGGTGCGGATCAAGTGTTTGGCTATGCTGCGTATCGTTGCAACGCAGGACACCACAGATGATCAAACTCAACCCCATAGCTGATGATGACCCTCTGCTGGACCAATCCAAGTTGCTCTACGCGTTGGAACAGACGATCCGATATGCGGAGGAAAACGGCGGCATCGGCTTGACCCAAACCAAGCTGTTCAATCGCAAGTTTGCCCATTGGGGTGCGCGGAATTTCAACTGGCCCACGTATTCAGAGGAAAAGCTGCTGCGGGTTCAAAAGGTTCTGAACGAATGGGACGTGCCCCCGGTGATGGTGATCCACGATGTGATGACCATTGCCAAATGGGGTCGGCACGTGAAGGGCAAGTTTCAGCTGTCCAAAAGCGTCAAGCAGCTGGCGCAGCATCGCGGTCAGCTCTTTGGGGAACTGACCCAACAGTTTTTGTTCCGCTACAATCATGGCCGGATGAGCCGCATCGATTTCCAGGCACCCGGGGACTGGCGGGACTTTTTGAACATCATCAACGTTGAGGCCCATGAAGGCATGACTGAACCACAGCTGGTGAAGGCGCTGTATGGGATGGACGAGCCGAATGATCCATTTGAACGGGAGTACCGCGATTATCGCTGGTTCCTATCTTCCGAGGTACTGCGCCCACTGTGCTGGATGGGTTTCCTCGAGGAAATCCGCGTCAGTGAAGACCGACTAGCGGATCGCGTTTTCTGGAAAACCCCGCTTTGGTCCAAGTGCTTGCCTTCCACTGTGATG is from Yoonia sp. GPGPB17 and encodes:
- a CDS encoding arsenate-mycothiol transferase ArsC, with the protein product MLFCCDHNSVRSPMAEGIMKKLYGTECYIQSVGVKNDLEIDGFSIAVCAEIGVELSRHRSRSFDEMEDWGDDLSSFDLVLALSPTSQRRALDLTQFYHLDVEYWPILDPTGLGDNREARLDLYRQARDQIKERLIARWGPGVSAEME
- the hisD gene encoding histidinol dehydrogenase, which encodes MPQFLSTVDADFEARFTALLGAKREDSPDVDHVVAEIIADVRARGDAAVLELTAKFDRLELTPETMRFSEAEIAAECAKVSDADRAALEMAAERIRAYHARQMPDDAMWTDEVGATLGWRWTAVSAAGLYVPGGLASYPSSLLMNAIPAKVAGVERLAIVVPTPDGVTNPLVLMAAQIAGVDEIYRIGGAQAIAALAYGTETIAPVDKITGPGNAFVAAAKRRVFGKVGIDMIAGPSEILVIADKDNDPDWIALDLLSQAEHDESAQSILMTDDPGFGQAVAQAVEKRLETLERRAIAGPSWRDFGAVITVSDFDEAATLSDRIAPEHLEICTADANALSDKITHAGAVFIGGWTPEAIGDYIGGPNHVLPTARSARFSSGLSVMDFIKRTTLSRMTPNALAAIGPSAERLAISESLEAHGLSVRARLDRLNRGEP
- a CDS encoding VOC family protein, whose amino-acid sequence is MIAYVTVGADDIALAKRFYTAFLPALGYGLEEGPEGLSFALPVERGQVLVMPEFYVKPTFDGKPASAGNGAMVAFEARNQRQVRDLHAAALAAGGSDEGAPGFRASYGPKFYVGYLRDPQGNKIALFSSNPDEPGRDG
- a CDS encoding DUF2948 family protein — encoded protein: MSQDATFEDGREAPLRLKALDAEDLAVMAALVQDAVFPAVEMQWDRKARRFAILLNRFRWEDAPNAAARKRSYERVQSVLVVEDVMNVQSQGIDKSDLDMVFSLLAVTFIPGQDGAGRLELTLAGDGLIAIDVEALEVILQDVTRPYVAPSGRAPSHPD
- the murA gene encoding UDP-N-acetylglucosamine 1-carboxyvinyltransferase, which encodes MDSIVVTGGTPLNGQIAIAGAKNAALTLMPATLLSEEPLTLTNAPRLSDIKTMTALLQSLGVEVTSMQDGKVQVLSSHAMTSTTADYDIVRKMRASNLVLGPLLARHHEAVVSLPGGCAIGARPMDIHVTALEAMSAEIELKDGYLHAKAPGGLKGAKVPLRFASVGATENVLMAATLAKGTTVIENAAREPEIVDLAKCLRSMGAQIEGEGTRQITIQGVDRLGAATHPVVTDRIELGTYMLAPVFAGGEVECLGGRLDLVGSFVEKLDAAGVDVTETPDGLKVKRRTDRAKAVDVTTEVFPGFPTDLQAQMMAMLCTAEGTSVLEEKIFENRFMHAPELIRMGADIEVQGGVATVRGVERLKGAPVMATDLRASVSLILAGLAAEGETTVSRIYHLDRGYEHIEEKLSGVGAKIERVSA
- a CDS encoding site-specific integrase gives rise to the protein MNLKRYWCSHSGRRWFITRMAHAGISPKVIMELAGHKQLTTTQRYIDVSDEQKRSAVEAL
- a CDS encoding type II toxin-antitoxin system RelE/ParE family toxin, translating into MLHLRLTRAARADLREIYAYTYVEWGEQQADSYLDGLEQAMDRVAKGLATIRPLQSKHPNMLKLKQGRHLIVLREIGDDQILVIRVLHERMDIDAHIGGQ
- a CDS encoding type II toxin-antitoxin system ParD family antitoxin, producing the protein MPKTTSFILGEHFDSFVATQVEAGRYASASEVIREGLRLVEDRDRQMDALDAAIQVGLDSGVDEDFSWDAVRAEGKALAKQIKET